The following coding sequences are from one Patescibacteria group bacterium window:
- the mraY gene encoding phospho-N-acetylmuramoyl-pentapeptide-transferase encodes MTDLFPIIRILLLATLAFAFTMGLTPLWASILYKYRLGKKIRATTDAPVFAQFHKKKAGTPTMGGVLIWFTVALFAVFFFVLRQVVPSGFWHDLNFLTRQQTWLPLATLVASALVGLVDDYFNVRGWGPKGGGLQVRHKVLIYTAIALIGAWWFFFKLDFDTIHVPFFGNFAIGWWYFPLFIFVIVSTAFSVNEIDGLDGLSGGTLLAAFTAFGAIAFAQGRFELATFTAVVVGALLAFLWFNIPPARFFMGDTGAMSLGVTLGILAMLTNEVFLLPVIGILFVLESVSVIIQLLSKRFRKKKVFLSAPFHHHLEAKGWPEAKIVMRFWVIAGVFCVLGIVLFLVERG; translated from the coding sequence ATGACCGACCTCTTTCCGATTATTCGCATTCTTCTGCTTGCAACGTTGGCGTTTGCATTTACCATGGGATTAACGCCGCTCTGGGCAAGTATCCTGTACAAGTATCGCTTGGGGAAAAAAATTCGGGCCACGACTGATGCGCCAGTATTTGCGCAGTTCCATAAGAAAAAAGCTGGAACGCCAACCATGGGTGGCGTGCTTATTTGGTTTACGGTTGCACTCTTTGCAGTGTTCTTCTTTGTGCTGCGGCAAGTTGTGCCCAGCGGGTTTTGGCATGATCTTAATTTTCTCACCCGTCAGCAAACCTGGTTGCCATTAGCGACACTTGTGGCTTCGGCTCTGGTTGGCTTGGTGGATGACTACTTCAATGTCCGCGGGTGGGGGCCGAAGGGCGGGGGGCTGCAGGTCCGGCATAAAGTGCTCATTTACACCGCGATTGCACTCATAGGTGCTTGGTGGTTCTTTTTTAAACTCGATTTTGATACAATTCACGTTCCATTTTTTGGTAATTTTGCCATTGGGTGGTGGTACTTCCCGCTCTTCATTTTTGTCATTGTTTCCACAGCTTTTTCGGTGAATGAAATTGATGGTTTAGATGGGCTCTCAGGGGGAACGTTACTCGCCGCGTTTACGGCCTTTGGCGCCATTGCATTTGCCCAGGGTCGGTTTGAGTTAGCTACGTTCACGGCCGTGGTGGTGGGTGCATTGCTTGCTTTCTTATGGTTCAACATACCGCCGGCGCGCTTCTTCATGGGCGATACCGGTGCCATGTCTCTCGGTGTGACCCTTGGCATTTTAGCCATGCTCACCAATGAGGTTTTTTTGCTCCCCGTCATTGGCATCCTTTTCGTTCTCGAGTCTGTCAGCGTCATTATTCAGCTTCTATCGAAACGCTTTCGCAAGAAAAAAGTTTTTCTGTCGGCTCCATTCCATCACCACCTGGAAGCCAAAGGCTGGCCCGAAGCAAAAATCGTCATGCGTTTCTGGGTCATCGCGGGGGTGTTCTGCGTGCTGGGCATTGTGCTCTTCCTGGTGGAGCGGGGTTAG
- a CDS encoding DUF2127 domain-containing protein — protein sequence MFHRAFAGVVALRRGVTIGFAVGAGALVGAWFIVVSSIPPSSANVVTHYSIPYGIDGIGVGWLLWSLPLIASILTLGLWLWFAPWVYRRSQHLPSLLSAGTCMVNLGVLWVLFLLRFQQIVV from the coding sequence ATGTTCCACCGAGCGTTCGCTGGGGTGGTTGCATTGCGTCGTGGGGTTACCATTGGATTTGCCGTTGGTGCAGGTGCGCTCGTTGGGGCGTGGTTCATTGTCGTTAGCAGTATTCCTCCCAGTAGTGCGAATGTGGTTACCCATTATAGCATTCCCTATGGGATTGACGGCATTGGGGTGGGTTGGCTACTGTGGAGCCTCCCGCTCATTGCGAGCATTCTTACCTTGGGACTGTGGCTGTGGTTTGCGCCATGGGTGTACCGACGTTCGCAGCACCTCCCATCCCTACTCTCTGCAGGCACGTGCATGGTGAATCTTGGTGTCCTGTGGGTGCTCTTCTTGCTCCGCTTCCAGCAAATTGTTGTATGA
- a CDS encoding glycosyltransferase family 39 protein — protein sequence MLCLMAFLQCTSMRGEVQTIDEGAHLAAGMSYWQTRDFRLNEEHPPLIKLLAGAAALTARPTLPFDNASWKEGNQWAFAQDLLYHSGNNADDLLFRGRVPMVALSLLLGWVIYLWARRFGGDIAGLLALGWYIFDPNFLAHGRYITTDVPVALGFAATLYLLTRYISKATWKYGVAFGAVFALTQATKFSAIILWPIIFFTPLLWMLWSPGTRGQWRLAWQRTYRTLGWAIAGMVVIIPLVYLGQFQKGSQDSWITWAMEERDRVVSSEAMTTQPPAVQRLITLSDPSTSTGKVVRNILLNTPIPAWSYGKGLALVINHDFWGHLSYLNGMYGNKGWVQYFPITFLVKTPFATLIVFALAIVAGLVAARKKLLQLPPAFWVLSGSAILYFAWSLTSHINLGQRHIFPVYPAVFVTIGLFLAAVVQQHRRWLTWLFASITGLYLLTSLLTYPAYTSYFSEVIGGTANGPRYLVDSNIDWGQDVKRLQTYMEEKQIPFVCMSYFGQANLVYYGLDFRYLPTKADRHDPAAVNCAVAISVTSLLAQDGDYWWLRQYEPDARIGGSLYVYDFRNGRSPQLAANPL from the coding sequence ATGCTTTGCCTCATGGCGTTCTTGCAGTGTACCTCCATGCGGGGAGAAGTCCAAACCATTGACGAAGGTGCGCACCTGGCTGCCGGGATGAGCTACTGGCAAACCCGGGATTTCCGGCTCAATGAGGAACACCCACCACTCATCAAGCTTCTGGCCGGTGCCGCTGCCCTTACTGCCCGACCCACACTCCCGTTTGACAATGCTTCGTGGAAGGAAGGGAACCAGTGGGCTTTCGCTCAAGACCTTCTGTACCACAGTGGTAATAATGCCGATGATCTCCTATTTCGAGGACGCGTACCGATGGTTGCGCTTAGTCTCCTTCTGGGTTGGGTTATCTACCTGTGGGCACGTCGCTTCGGGGGTGATATTGCCGGGCTCCTCGCTCTAGGTTGGTACATTTTTGACCCGAACTTCCTTGCGCATGGTCGGTACATTACCACCGATGTGCCAGTGGCTCTGGGCTTTGCAGCAACACTCTACCTCCTCACGCGTTACATTTCGAAGGCAACGTGGAAGTACGGCGTGGCTTTCGGCGCCGTCTTTGCGTTGACGCAAGCAACAAAATTTTCTGCAATTATTCTGTGGCCAATCATTTTCTTCACCCCGCTCCTCTGGATGCTCTGGTCACCAGGGACACGTGGTCAGTGGCGGCTTGCGTGGCAACGCACGTACCGCACGCTTGGGTGGGCGATTGCCGGTATGGTGGTCATTATTCCTCTGGTCTACCTTGGCCAATTCCAAAAAGGCAGCCAAGACTCCTGGATTACCTGGGCCATGGAGGAGCGTGACCGCGTCGTGAGTTCCGAAGCAATGACCACGCAACCCCCAGCGGTGCAACGTCTCATCACGCTATCAGATCCAAGTACCAGTACAGGAAAAGTGGTTCGCAACATCCTTCTGAACACTCCCATCCCCGCTTGGTCGTACGGCAAGGGCTTGGCGCTGGTCATCAACCATGACTTCTGGGGACACCTTTCCTACCTCAACGGTATGTACGGCAACAAAGGCTGGGTACAGTACTTCCCCATCACCTTCCTGGTCAAAACACCGTTTGCAACTCTCATCGTCTTTGCACTCGCGATTGTCGCGGGTTTGGTTGCAGCCAGAAAAAAACTGCTGCAACTGCCTCCAGCTTTCTGGGTACTGAGTGGTAGCGCAATCCTCTACTTCGCCTGGAGTCTCACTAGTCACATCAACCTGGGGCAACGGCACATTTTCCCGGTCTACCCTGCAGTGTTCGTGACCATTGGTCTGTTTCTTGCCGCGGTTGTCCAGCAGCACCGCCGCTGGCTCACCTGGCTGTTTGCCAGCATCACCGGTCTGTACCTACTCACCAGTCTGCTCACCTACCCTGCGTATACTTCCTACTTTTCCGAAGTCATTGGCGGCACTGCCAACGGCCCGCGCTACCTGGTGGATTCAAACATTGACTGGGGGCAAGATGTGAAACGTTTACAAACGTACATGGAGGAAAAGCAAATACCTTTCGTTTGCATGAGCTACTTCGGCCAAGCAAATTTGGTCTACTACGGCTTGGACTTCCGGTACCTCCCAACCAAAGCTGACCGACACGATCCTGCCGCAGTAAATTGTGCAGTTGCAATTAGCGTTACGAGTCTCCTGGCACAGGATGGTGACTACTGGTGGCTGCGGCAGTACGAACCCGATGCACGTATTGGTGGGTCGCTCTACGTGTACGATTTCCGCAACGGCCGATCACCGCAGCTGGCAGCAAATCCGCTGTAA
- a CDS encoding ATPase, T2SS/T4P/T4SS family has product MKTEILTKLITEANLLPVQSLLDAQKAADANHTPLEQYLVEENVVSENVLYEAIANYYRLPFTDLKQSTIRKDVLNLVPEPLVQVHQVVAFDSDAKTIKLATLDPRDLQTFEFIKKKTGLTPELSITTPSSIKNAISQYHKGMSAKFKEIAEETEAKDAGGAKELTELAEDLPIIRIVDSMLEYAIFESASDIHLEPQEKDLSVRYRIDGRLKQVMTLPKAVQSGIIARIKILSNLKIDEHRLPQDGRFTITTKDYKVAFRVSILPVYDGEKAVLRILNESAQVLTMEQLGLQPGPLDILKRNIQKPHGIILVTGPTGSGKTTTLYTVLNILNKPEVNISTVEDPIEYRMPRVNQSQVNPKIGFTFAGGLRSLLRQDPNIIMVGEIRDNETAEIAANAAMTGHLVLSTLHTNDAVTALPRLGEMGVPSFLIASTTNIIMAQRLVRKICLHCIQSYTLSEAAVQDLQKHFNIDFILKTLEREGAIVSAKAPIASLLFYRGKGCKQCNHEGYKGRIGIYEVLEVTHSVADLILNKGTTEDLRRAAQEQGMLTMAEDGFIKAKFGITTIEEVLRVTKE; this is encoded by the coding sequence ATGAAAACGGAAATTCTCACCAAACTCATTACAGAGGCCAATTTGCTTCCAGTACAGTCCTTACTGGATGCGCAAAAAGCTGCGGATGCAAACCATACCCCCTTGGAGCAATACCTAGTGGAGGAAAATGTCGTATCCGAGAATGTACTATACGAGGCAATTGCAAATTACTACCGGCTGCCATTTACTGACCTGAAGCAGAGTACTATCCGCAAAGATGTGCTGAATTTAGTTCCCGAACCTCTGGTGCAGGTCCACCAAGTGGTGGCTTTTGACAGTGACGCGAAAACGATTAAACTTGCAACGCTTGACCCGCGTGACCTGCAAACGTTTGAATTTATCAAGAAAAAAACTGGTCTCACGCCTGAGTTGTCCATCACCACCCCTTCCAGCATCAAGAATGCCATTAGCCAGTACCACAAAGGCATGTCCGCAAAGTTTAAGGAGATTGCTGAGGAAACGGAAGCCAAAGATGCTGGGGGAGCGAAAGAGTTGACTGAGCTTGCCGAAGATTTGCCCATCATCCGGATTGTGGACAGCATGCTGGAGTATGCCATTTTCGAAAGTGCATCTGACATTCACCTGGAGCCCCAAGAAAAGGACTTAAGCGTTCGCTACCGCATTGACGGCCGGCTGAAGCAAGTGATGACCCTGCCAAAAGCTGTGCAGTCCGGGATTATTGCGCGCATCAAAATCCTTTCCAACCTAAAAATTGACGAGCACCGCTTACCCCAGGATGGACGCTTTACCATTACGACGAAAGACTACAAGGTGGCTTTTCGGGTTTCCATTCTCCCCGTGTACGATGGGGAAAAAGCCGTCCTGCGCATCCTCAACGAATCCGCCCAAGTACTGACCATGGAACAGCTTGGCTTGCAGCCCGGCCCCTTGGACATTCTCAAGCGAAACATTCAAAAACCGCACGGTATCATCCTGGTTACCGGGCCAACTGGTTCTGGGAAAACCACGACGCTCTACACCGTCCTGAACATTTTGAATAAGCCCGAAGTGAATATCTCCACGGTGGAAGACCCAATTGAGTATCGCATGCCCCGGGTAAACCAAAGCCAGGTGAATCCCAAAATTGGCTTCACGTTTGCTGGCGGCTTACGCTCACTCCTCCGCCAAGACCCAAACATCATCATGGTGGGGGAAATTCGGGACAATGAAACCGCGGAAATTGCCGCAAACGCCGCGATGACTGGGCACTTGGTCCTTTCCACCCTGCACACCAACGATGCCGTTACCGCCTTGCCTCGGCTGGGGGAAATGGGTGTCCCCTCTTTCCTCATTGCGTCCACGACAAACATCATCATGGCCCAGCGTTTGGTACGCAAAATTTGCCTGCACTGCATCCAAAGTTACACATTGTCGGAAGCAGCCGTGCAGGATCTGCAGAAGCATTTCAACATTGACTTCATTCTCAAAACTCTGGAACGCGAGGGCGCCATTGTCTCTGCCAAAGCTCCCATTGCCTCACTCCTGTTCTACCGTGGCAAAGGCTGCAAGCAGTGCAACCACGAAGGGTACAAAGGCCGCATTGGTATTTACGAAGTTTTGGAGGTTACCCACAGCGTTGCTGACCTGATTTTGAACAAAGGCACCACCGAAGATCTCCGCCGCGCAGCCCAGGAGCAAGGCATGCTCACCATGGCGGAAGATGGTTTCATCAAAGCAAAATTCGGCATCACCACCATTGAGGAAGTCCTCCGCGTTACCAAAGAGTAA
- a CDS encoding type II secretion system F family protein: MPTFAYTARATNGATTSGTLEAKDEKFLAAVLNVRGLALLNAHQAEAKSGKKKFSLNISFGGVPIVQKIFFLQNLQVMVRTGFSLGHALDTLALQTEHKMFRGIIQELSHDVEAGTTLSAAMGKHPKVFTELFTNMIAAGEVSGKLEEVLKRLTIQIKKQHQLVSKIKGALTYPIIVVSAMVVLGVVMMVAVLPKLLTVFDQSGGVLPLPTRILIAISNFLQHNLVYVIIGAIIVVFTFRWAVKKGKGRAYWHSFLLQLPILAPIMKKINLAKFTRNLSSLLKTDIPIVQTFQIISKTLGNDSYRRALEHTAEMLKKGANISKVLAQSPKLFPPIVVQMIAVGEESGTLDTISEEIANFYEEDVDQIMSNLTSILEPILILLLGAGVAGMVVAVILPIYSLSDQIT, encoded by the coding sequence ATGCCAACCTTTGCGTACACTGCCCGCGCTACCAACGGTGCCACCACCTCTGGGACGTTGGAAGCAAAAGATGAAAAATTCCTAGCCGCGGTCCTCAACGTTCGCGGACTTGCATTGCTCAACGCACACCAGGCTGAAGCAAAGAGTGGGAAGAAAAAATTTAGCCTGAATATTTCTTTTGGTGGGGTTCCCATTGTCCAGAAAATTTTCTTCTTGCAGAATTTGCAAGTGATGGTCCGAACCGGTTTCTCCCTTGGGCACGCGCTCGATACCCTTGCCCTGCAAACGGAGCATAAAATGTTCCGGGGGATTATTCAGGAACTCAGCCACGATGTTGAGGCGGGCACGACGCTTTCCGCAGCCATGGGCAAGCACCCCAAGGTTTTTACGGAGCTGTTCACCAACATGATTGCAGCTGGTGAAGTGTCAGGTAAATTAGAGGAAGTGCTGAAGCGACTGACTATTCAAATTAAGAAGCAGCACCAACTTGTTTCAAAAATCAAGGGTGCACTCACCTACCCCATCATTGTGGTTTCCGCCATGGTTGTTCTCGGCGTGGTCATGATGGTTGCGGTGCTCCCCAAACTCCTTACGGTATTTGATCAATCTGGCGGCGTGCTCCCGCTGCCGACACGCATTCTCATTGCCATCTCCAATTTTCTGCAACACAACTTGGTGTACGTCATCATTGGCGCGATTATCGTGGTCTTCACCTTCCGCTGGGCGGTGAAAAAGGGCAAGGGCCGTGCGTACTGGCATAGCTTTTTGCTGCAGCTGCCAATCCTGGCGCCAATCATGAAGAAAATTAACTTAGCAAAGTTTACCCGAAACTTAAGTTCACTCCTCAAAACCGACATCCCGATTGTGCAAACGTTTCAAATTATTTCCAAAACCTTGGGGAACGATAGCTACCGACGCGCACTGGAGCACACGGCCGAGATGCTGAAGAAAGGTGCAAATATATCAAAAGTCCTTGCTCAGTCTCCCAAACTTTTTCCGCCCATTGTCGTGCAAATGATTGCCGTGGGTGAAGAAAGTGGTACGCTGGATACAATCTCCGAAGAAATTGCAAACTTCTACGAAGAAGACGTTGACCAAATCATGTCTAACCTGACGTCTATCTTAGAACCAATTCTCATTCTCCTGCTGGGCGCGGGTGTTGCAGGCATGGTGGTTGCCGTAATTTTGCCTATTTACTCCCTCAGTGATCAAATAACCTAA
- the pilM gene encoding type IV pilus assembly protein PilM, translating into MGIDISDQVLRMVQLAPARKGYRVRSVSARPVPAEAIQEGEIRQPEVVVNILRDLIRRSALKHPNTRAAVVCLPERKTFTKIIEVPNVEDAQFTVSLRNALAEHIPLNLDEAFVDWQPIGSADPKAKTRRVIVAVAPQLLIESYVSALKAVGIIPIVFEPESAALSRVAIPSSAAKGSHLIIDLGATRTGLIITEGDLVAYSSTLPLSGTGLTSILQAKLSLTTEQAEQAKRLCGLDPRKGKGAVRELLEPELKPLLQRILEIISYYEEHATAVLHVVDVTLVGGGAAMLGLPELMQSTLSLPVHAGTWPANIRVPSTQLQAVATSYLTALGLALRGASAHAWRNGNNDL; encoded by the coding sequence ATGGGCATAGATATCAGCGACCAGGTGTTGCGGATGGTGCAACTTGCACCAGCCCGTAAAGGGTACCGAGTTCGTTCGGTCAGCGCTCGCCCGGTTCCAGCAGAAGCTATTCAAGAAGGTGAAATTCGCCAACCTGAAGTAGTCGTGAACATTCTCCGAGATCTGATCCGTCGGAGTGCACTGAAGCACCCAAATACGCGGGCTGCAGTGGTGTGCTTACCAGAACGAAAAACCTTTACCAAAATTATTGAAGTGCCAAACGTTGAAGACGCACAATTTACCGTGTCACTCCGTAATGCACTGGCAGAGCACATTCCACTCAATCTCGACGAAGCATTTGTTGACTGGCAACCCATTGGCTCAGCTGATCCAAAAGCAAAAACCAGGCGGGTTATTGTTGCCGTCGCTCCGCAATTGCTCATTGAGAGCTACGTTTCCGCACTGAAAGCAGTTGGCATTATCCCCATCGTTTTTGAACCAGAGTCAGCCGCACTCAGCCGAGTTGCCATTCCGTCATCAGCGGCGAAAGGCAGCCATCTGATTATTGATCTGGGCGCAACCCGAACTGGACTGATTATCACTGAGGGTGATCTGGTAGCCTACTCTTCTACCCTCCCACTCTCTGGAACTGGGCTAACAAGCATTTTACAGGCGAAGCTTAGCCTAACCACAGAACAAGCTGAGCAAGCGAAACGTTTATGCGGGCTGGATCCGCGGAAGGGCAAGGGCGCAGTACGAGAATTACTGGAACCTGAGTTAAAACCATTACTGCAAAGAATTCTGGAAATCATTAGCTACTACGAGGAACATGCAACTGCTGTGCTGCATGTGGTAGACGTAACCCTGGTTGGTGGTGGGGCAGCTATGCTAGGTCTCCCTGAACTAATGCAGTCAACTCTCAGCCTCCCAGTGCACGCTGGTACCTGGCCAGCAAATATTCGGGTACCTTCAACTCAGCTGCAGGCAGTGGCAACCTCCTACCTCACAGCCTTGGGTCTTGCGCTCCGTGGTGCCTCCGCGCATGCCTGGCGGAATGGGAATAACGACCTATGA
- a CDS encoding PilN domain-containing protein — MMLLNLTTPDLRSEIRTRLTIGVIRSTLVTLLVIALLAILISGTGVVLLQMKAKDLAAEANQSTLLLQAQGQSSIAETTLKLNSQILALQGVQKRFQKWSPVIEQFAALTPAGVTLESLSISQGTNKLTFSGTAATREAYTNYEKVLQNSSIVADVIFPLQTKRTDLEFSLTASMKKP; from the coding sequence ATGATGTTGCTCAACCTCACCACTCCAGACCTTCGATCTGAAATTCGTACCCGGCTGACCATCGGTGTTATCCGCAGTACACTCGTCACCCTGTTGGTTATTGCGCTTCTTGCCATACTCATTTCTGGCACTGGCGTTGTGCTGTTGCAAATGAAGGCAAAGGACTTAGCAGCTGAAGCAAATCAATCCACGCTTTTGCTGCAAGCCCAAGGACAATCCAGCATTGCCGAAACCACCCTCAAGCTCAATAGCCAAATTCTGGCTCTCCAAGGTGTGCAGAAGCGCTTTCAAAAATGGTCGCCAGTCATTGAACAATTTGCAGCGCTCACCCCTGCAGGTGTGACTTTAGAAAGCTTGAGCATTAGCCAAGGAACCAACAAGCTTACCTTCAGCGGCACCGCAGCAACCCGAGAAGCGTATACGAACTACGAAAAAGTGTTGCAAAATAGCAGTATTGTGGCTGATGTGATTTTCCCATTGCAAACGAAACGAACTGACTTAGAATTTTCGCTCACCGCGTCAATGAAGAAGCCATGA
- the rpmA gene encoding 50S ribosomal protein L27, translated as MAHVKGVGTTSLGRDSQSKRLGTKVYAGQKISAGAIIVRQRGTKIRPGKNVRRGGDDTLFAMLPGVVAFRTRKVRRFNGKLLPATFADVVPVKV; from the coding sequence ATGGCACACGTCAAAGGTGTAGGCACAACTAGTCTCGGGCGCGATTCCCAGTCCAAACGCCTGGGCACCAAAGTCTACGCCGGCCAGAAGATCTCTGCTGGCGCAATTATCGTCCGCCAGCGTGGCACCAAAATCCGCCCAGGCAAGAATGTTCGCCGGGGTGGGGATGACACCTTGTTTGCCATGCTGCCGGGGGTGGTTGCTTTCCGCACGCGCAAAGTCCGCCGCTTCAACGGCAAGTTGCTCCCCGCAACCTTCGCGGACGTTGTTCCGGTAAAAGTCTAA
- a CDS encoding CTP synthase yields the protein MTAAHKTSYIFVTGGVCSGLGKGIAAASIGAILKASKLEVFSIKFDPYLNVDPGTMNPYQHGEVFVLDDGTETDLDLGHYERFLDVRLSRSSSVSTGQLYQRVISQERAGRYLGKTIQIVPHITNAIKQSIQDVVAEQQPDVLIMEIGGTVGDIEGEPFLEAARQMRNEFGNQVLFVHVALLPFLKATRELKTKPAQASVRELQRAGIQPDVIIARADEPIHKEHLEKLGLFCNVPLTSVIPAQTAKSIYEVPLHLEKYQISKTIFAHFGMPKKKPALAPWKELVKRARNGKPTVHIAVVGKYTELGDAYLSVIEALRSASYAQSVKLVVDWVDSVGLEEKDSKEWGKLKRSHGILVPGGFGNRGIEGKISAVQYAREKKVPYFGLCLGMQIATIEFARHVAGLAGATSTEFDPEAKVPVIHIMPDQEKKMLSQDYGATMRLGSWPCKITPKTLSAKAYGTAQVQERHRHRFELNNTYREQLEKAGLIIAGTSPDGHLVEIVEVADHPWFVGVQFHPEFTSRPIQPQPLFLDFLGACKNAARAKGE from the coding sequence ATGACCGCTGCGCACAAAACCTCCTACATTTTCGTCACGGGTGGGGTGTGCTCTGGTTTAGGGAAGGGGATTGCAGCGGCGTCCATTGGTGCAATCTTGAAAGCCAGTAAGCTGGAGGTTTTTTCCATAAAATTTGACCCCTACCTGAACGTAGATCCAGGCACCATGAACCCCTACCAGCATGGGGAAGTTTTTGTGCTTGATGATGGCACGGAGACGGATTTAGACTTGGGGCACTATGAGCGCTTTTTGGATGTCCGGCTTTCTCGTTCATCTTCGGTTTCCACCGGCCAACTGTACCAACGAGTCATTTCCCAAGAGCGTGCAGGGAGGTATTTGGGGAAAACCATCCAGATAGTACCGCATATAACCAATGCCATTAAACAGTCTATCCAGGATGTGGTGGCAGAGCAGCAACCAGATGTGCTGATTATGGAAATTGGGGGGACGGTTGGCGATATTGAAGGTGAACCATTTTTGGAAGCCGCCCGACAAATGCGGAATGAATTTGGGAACCAGGTGCTGTTCGTTCATGTGGCGCTGCTACCCTTCCTCAAGGCTACCCGAGAGTTAAAAACCAAACCCGCACAGGCCTCGGTTCGGGAATTGCAGCGGGCGGGGATTCAGCCTGACGTGATCATTGCCCGGGCTGACGAACCAATCCACAAGGAACATTTGGAGAAGCTGGGTCTTTTCTGCAACGTTCCGCTGACTTCGGTCATTCCTGCACAAACTGCGAAGAGCATTTATGAAGTACCCTTGCACTTGGAAAAGTACCAAATCTCCAAAACGATTTTTGCTCACTTTGGCATGCCTAAGAAGAAGCCAGCCCTGGCACCCTGGAAAGAGCTGGTGAAGCGGGCGCGGAACGGGAAACCCACGGTGCACATTGCCGTGGTGGGGAAGTATACGGAGCTTGGGGATGCCTACCTTTCGGTCATTGAAGCACTCCGCAGTGCCTCGTACGCGCAGAGCGTCAAATTGGTTGTGGATTGGGTGGATTCTGTTGGCCTTGAAGAGAAGGATTCCAAGGAGTGGGGGAAGCTCAAACGTAGCCACGGTATCTTGGTTCCAGGCGGATTTGGCAACCGCGGCATTGAAGGCAAAATTTCCGCGGTGCAGTATGCACGTGAGAAAAAGGTCCCGTACTTTGGGCTGTGCTTGGGAATGCAGATTGCCACCATTGAATTTGCACGGCATGTGGCAGGGTTAGCCGGAGCCACGAGCACCGAGTTTGACCCCGAAGCGAAAGTTCCAGTGATTCACATTATGCCTGATCAAGAGAAGAAAATGCTCAGCCAAGATTACGGTGCCACCATGCGTTTAGGGAGTTGGCCATGCAAAATTACCCCCAAAACGCTGAGCGCGAAGGCATACGGTACAGCGCAGGTGCAGGAGCGACATCGGCATCGTTTTGAATTGAATAACACGTACCGCGAGCAGTTGGAAAAAGCTGGGCTGATTATCGCTGGCACCTCGCCAGACGGTCATCTTGTGGAAATAGTGGAAGTGGCTGATCACCCCTGGTTCGTGGGAGTTCAGTTTCACCCAGAATTTACCTCTCGGCCCATCCAACCCCAGCCGTTGTTCCTGGATTTCCTGGGTGCCTGCAAAAATGCTGCGCGGGCAAAAGGCGAATAG
- the rplI gene encoding 50S ribosomal protein L9: MKVIFTKALQSHKSGDIAEVAEGYARNFLFPRNVAQPATADHLAAHAARVQREQHTKVQAAQQAEAVLGLLHGKTFSIPAKANAQGTLYAALTPKQIATALATQCGMPIPKSVLRHIPTLKTAGSHTVHCPDTHPAISFILSV; this comes from the coding sequence ATGAAAGTGATTTTCACCAAAGCGCTGCAGTCGCACAAATCTGGGGACATCGCTGAGGTGGCCGAAGGCTACGCAAGGAATTTCCTCTTCCCTCGTAACGTTGCACAGCCGGCAACGGCAGATCATTTGGCAGCCCATGCGGCACGCGTGCAACGTGAGCAGCACACCAAAGTCCAGGCGGCACAGCAAGCCGAGGCCGTGCTGGGGTTGCTTCACGGCAAGACATTCAGCATCCCTGCAAAAGCAAATGCGCAAGGCACACTGTACGCCGCGCTAACGCCAAAGCAGATCGCCACGGCTCTGGCCACACAGTGCGGTATGCCCATACCCAAGAGCGTGCTGCGGCATATCCCAACCCTCAAAACCGCTGGGTCGCACACAGTGCATTGCCCCGATACACATCCCGCAATTTCCTTTATACTATCCGTATGA